In Rhizobium gallicum bv. gallicum R602sp, the following proteins share a genomic window:
- a CDS encoding Lrp/AsnC family transcriptional regulator codes for MQITGKDRDLLALLAENARLPVATLAKRLSLSRTTVQARLERLEREGVIAGYGVRLSERYTAGLVRAHVLITIAPKALSQVTSSLDQIQELTALHSVSGSFDLIAIITAPSIAELDQLIDQIGTIDGVERTLSSIILSTRIAR; via the coding sequence ATGCAAATCACGGGGAAAGATCGCGACCTGCTGGCGTTGCTTGCGGAGAATGCCCGCCTGCCGGTGGCGACGCTTGCCAAGCGGCTGTCGCTGTCTCGGACGACGGTCCAAGCACGGCTTGAGCGATTGGAGCGGGAAGGTGTAATCGCGGGCTATGGAGTGAGGTTGTCGGAGCGCTACACGGCCGGTCTGGTGCGGGCGCATGTCCTGATTACCATCGCTCCTAAAGCGCTTTCGCAGGTCACCTCGTCACTTGATCAGATCCAGGAGTTGACGGCGCTTCATTCAGTAAGTGGTTCGTTTGACCTGATCGCAATCATTACAGCGCCATCGATCGCCGAACTCGATCAGTTGATCGACCAGATCGGAACAATTGACGGCGTTGAGCGTACCCTCTCCTCCATTATTCTCTCGACTCGCATCGCACGATGA
- a CDS encoding ABC transporter ATP-binding protein, whose amino-acid sequence MIEPLLKVQNLSRHFGSTSASVRAVDDVSFEIASGETLGLVGESGCGKTSLVRTLLKLGPATSGSALLDGVDITTASGRQLHQLRRKMQVVFQDPYQSLNPRMRVDRLISEPWVLHPGILPKSSWREETVKLLESVGLRAEHANRYPSEFSGGQRQRLGIARALALNPALLVCDEPVSALDVSIQAQVVNLLVRLRRERNLAMLFVAHDLAVVRHIADRVMVMYLGKIIETGPKQLIFSAAAHPYTQALMSAVPTPDPRLRGHRKRIVLQGDLPSPANPPSGCRFRTRCWKATSICEEQEPALTARTAAPGLLTACHHADAEIATTAAPIHSHPA is encoded by the coding sequence ATGATAGAACCCCTTCTGAAAGTCCAAAACCTCTCCCGGCACTTCGGCAGTACCTCCGCATCTGTGCGTGCCGTCGACGATGTCAGCTTCGAGATTGCCAGCGGGGAGACGCTGGGCCTTGTCGGCGAAAGCGGTTGCGGCAAGACCTCGCTGGTGCGGACGCTCTTGAAACTCGGGCCTGCGACCAGCGGCAGCGCCTTGCTCGACGGCGTGGACATTACGACGGCCAGCGGCCGGCAGCTGCATCAATTGCGCCGCAAGATGCAGGTCGTTTTCCAGGACCCCTACCAGTCGCTCAATCCCCGTATGCGTGTCGATCGGCTGATTTCCGAACCCTGGGTGCTGCATCCGGGTATCCTACCCAAGAGCAGCTGGCGTGAAGAGACCGTCAAATTACTCGAATCCGTGGGGCTACGCGCCGAACATGCGAACCGGTATCCTTCGGAATTTTCAGGCGGTCAGCGGCAGCGCCTTGGAATAGCGCGCGCTCTCGCGCTCAATCCTGCTCTCCTTGTCTGCGACGAGCCTGTCTCGGCCCTCGACGTGTCGATCCAGGCGCAAGTGGTCAACCTGCTGGTAAGGCTGAGGCGCGAGCGCAATCTGGCGATGCTTTTCGTCGCGCATGATCTCGCCGTTGTGCGGCATATCGCAGACCGTGTGATGGTGATGTATCTCGGCAAGATCATCGAAACGGGGCCGAAGCAATTAATCTTCAGCGCGGCGGCTCATCCTTATACGCAGGCCCTGATGTCGGCCGTCCCGACACCGGATCCAAGGCTTCGCGGGCACCGCAAGCGCATCGTCCTGCAGGGAGATCTGCCGAGCCCGGCAAATCCGCCAAGCGGATGTCGTTTCCGAACGCGTTGCTGGAAGGCGACGTCGATTTGCGAAGAACAGGAGCCCGCCTTGACCGCGCGAACCGCCGCCCCTGGTCTCCTGACCGCCTGTCATCACGCCGATGCAGAAATTGCCACTACGGCGGCGCCGATCCACTCCCATCCGGCCTAG
- a CDS encoding ABC transporter ATP-binding protein, translated as MALLEVDDLQVSFDTAAGRILALNGVSFSLERGEVLALVGESGSGKSVTASAIMDLVPNPPGAINDGSIRFDGAELLQLSRNDRRDLCGARIGLIFQDALAALNPVYPVGWQIAEMFRIHGRNPEGGVEKAVIDLLTAIGIPDPQRRARQYPHEFSGGMRQRIMIAMAVALEPDVIIADEPTTALDVTIQAQVVDLLANIRKRSDAGMIFITHDLGVVAELADRVAVMYAGRIVETAGVFELFADARHPYTVGLLASQPRMDTDERELVPIPGSAPNPVSLPSGCAFRTRCPRAEELCAEVVPELETVGPGRKAACHFPVSPA; from the coding sequence ATGGCTCTTCTCGAGGTCGACGACCTGCAGGTCAGCTTCGATACCGCAGCCGGGCGCATCCTTGCACTCAACGGTGTCTCCTTCTCGCTCGAGCGTGGGGAGGTCCTGGCGCTTGTCGGCGAAAGCGGCTCCGGCAAGTCGGTGACGGCATCGGCGATCATGGATCTCGTTCCCAATCCTCCGGGCGCAATCAATGACGGATCGATCCGCTTCGATGGTGCCGAGCTCCTGCAGCTTTCGCGGAACGACCGACGCGATCTTTGCGGCGCTCGGATTGGCCTGATCTTTCAGGATGCGCTTGCGGCGCTCAATCCGGTCTACCCCGTGGGATGGCAGATCGCCGAAATGTTCCGCATCCACGGGCGCAATCCGGAAGGCGGTGTCGAAAAGGCTGTGATCGACCTCCTAACGGCCATAGGCATTCCTGACCCCCAACGTCGTGCCCGGCAATATCCGCATGAGTTTTCAGGTGGTATGCGCCAGCGCATCATGATCGCCATGGCCGTGGCACTAGAACCGGACGTCATCATCGCAGACGAGCCGACGACGGCGCTCGACGTCACCATCCAGGCGCAGGTGGTCGATCTTCTTGCTAATATTCGCAAGCGCAGCGATGCTGGCATGATCTTCATCACCCACGATCTGGGCGTGGTGGCCGAACTCGCGGATCGCGTCGCCGTCATGTATGCTGGACGTATCGTTGAAACCGCGGGCGTCTTCGAACTGTTCGCGGACGCCCGGCATCCTTACACCGTCGGATTGCTTGCCTCGCAGCCGCGCATGGACACAGATGAGCGCGAACTGGTACCGATTCCCGGCTCCGCTCCGAATCCTGTCTCCCTCCCTTCCGGCTGCGCATTCAGAACCCGTTGTCCGCGCGCCGAAGAGCTCTGTGCCGAGGTCGTGCCTGAACTTGAAACCGTAGGACCGGGCCGTAAAGCCGCCTGCCACTTCCCGGTATCGCCAGCATGA